A genome region from Deltaproteobacteria bacterium includes the following:
- a CDS encoding integration host factor subunit alpha — translation MTKAEIVEQIYERVGFSKKESADLVEKVFEIIKETLERGEKVKISGFGNFVVREKNARKGRNPQTGEEILLEARKVLTFKPSLVLKNLLNEDNPELAGSDDEEDDEE, via the coding sequence ATGACCAAGGCCGAGATCGTGGAGCAGATCTACGAGCGGGTCGGCTTCTCGAAGAAGGAGTCGGCGGACCTCGTCGAGAAGGTCTTCGAGATCATCAAGGAGACCCTGGAGCGCGGGGAGAAGGTCAAGATCTCCGGTTTCGGGAACTTCGTGGTCCGCGAGAAGAACGCCCGCAAGGGCCGCAATCCCCAGACCGGCGAGGAGATCCTGCTCGAGGCGCGGAAAGTCCTCACCTTCAAGCCCAGTCTCGTGCTAAAGAACCTCCTGAACGAGGACAACCCCGAGCTGGCCGGCTCCGACGACGAGGAGGACGACGAGGAATAG
- the pheT gene encoding phenylalanine--tRNA ligase subunit beta — protein sequence MRVPLRWLAEWIALPPEPELLARLTQGGLEVEGVERVGPDLSGVRVGLVVSRERHPNADRLALCRVDLGGGEPVEIVCGAPNVAAGQKVAVASPGATLPDGRKLEKAKIRGVSSHGMICSARELGLGDDQAGILVLDPAAPVGAPLDQVLAAGDRVVEIALTPNRGDCASLLGIAREVRAHFGGALRVPPSEPPEAGAPAAGSFRVEIADPEGCARYAGRLVRGVRVGPSPAWVQERLQAAGLRAINVVVDVTNLVLLELGQPLHAFDAALLRGGVVRVRRAVPGEKLATLDGECRALEPGDLVIADAERAIALAGVMGGAETEVGERTRDVFLESAQFDPTRVRRTARRLGLHSEASYRFERQVDREGVHRACDRAARLLAELAGGQVAPGVVEAAGAPLEPVPILALDPARANRLLGTALTREEIVALLARVDVGVEDPHATPLRCRVPSFRNDLRRPVDLVEEIARIHGYDRIPTTMPSERLAPVEEARARVLAGAARDALRAAGLLECMTLPFTSPAALDELGLAGDDPRRRLVRVQNPLTEEEGALRTTLVPSILAAVRGNRSRQLERVRLFELGATFHPRAPGELPEERPELVAAIAGSADGLWQAGPPVPVYFELKGAAEQVLEALGLGARFEAGAGAPWWHPAASARIEVGGRVVGGLGELHPDAAARLGIDVPCAVLVLDLAALAAARPEPHRFEEPSRHPHVRRDLAVLLPHGVAAARVLEAICATAGPHLAEAAVFDRYEGRGVPEGRVSVAFRLVFQRRDRTLTDAEVTRALERVVGMLADRFQGELRQGGD from the coding sequence ATGCGCGTGCCGCTGCGCTGGCTCGCGGAGTGGATCGCGCTTCCGCCCGAGCCGGAGCTGCTGGCGCGGCTCACCCAGGGCGGGCTCGAGGTGGAGGGCGTCGAGCGCGTGGGGCCCGACCTCTCGGGCGTGCGCGTGGGGCTGGTCGTGAGCCGCGAGCGCCACCCGAACGCGGACCGGCTCGCGCTCTGCCGCGTGGACCTGGGCGGCGGCGAGCCGGTCGAGATCGTCTGCGGTGCCCCGAACGTGGCGGCGGGCCAGAAGGTCGCGGTGGCTTCACCCGGTGCCACGCTCCCCGACGGGCGCAAGCTCGAGAAGGCGAAGATCCGCGGCGTCAGCTCCCACGGCATGATCTGCTCGGCCCGCGAGCTGGGCCTCGGTGACGACCAGGCCGGGATCCTCGTGCTCGATCCCGCGGCGCCGGTCGGCGCGCCCCTCGACCAGGTGCTGGCGGCCGGCGATCGCGTGGTCGAGATCGCGCTCACCCCGAACCGCGGCGACTGCGCCTCGCTGCTCGGGATCGCGCGCGAGGTGAGGGCGCACTTCGGAGGCGCCCTGCGCGTGCCGCCCTCCGAGCCGCCCGAGGCCGGGGCGCCGGCGGCCGGCTCGTTCCGGGTCGAGATCGCCGACCCGGAGGGCTGCGCGCGCTACGCCGGGCGGCTCGTGCGGGGGGTCCGGGTCGGCCCGAGCCCGGCCTGGGTCCAGGAGCGACTCCAGGCGGCCGGCCTGCGCGCGATCAACGTCGTCGTCGACGTGACGAACCTGGTGCTGCTCGAGCTCGGCCAGCCGCTCCACGCCTTCGACGCGGCGCTCCTGCGCGGCGGCGTCGTGCGCGTGCGGCGCGCGGTCCCCGGCGAGAAGCTCGCGACCCTCGACGGCGAGTGCCGCGCGCTCGAGCCGGGCGACCTCGTGATCGCCGACGCCGAGCGCGCGATCGCGCTGGCGGGCGTGATGGGCGGCGCCGAGACCGAGGTGGGCGAGCGCACCCGGGACGTCTTCCTCGAGAGCGCCCAGTTCGACCCGACCCGCGTGCGCCGTACGGCGCGCCGCCTGGGCCTCCACAGCGAGGCCTCCTATCGCTTCGAGCGCCAGGTCGACCGCGAGGGCGTGCACCGCGCCTGCGACCGGGCTGCGCGCCTGCTCGCCGAGCTGGCCGGCGGCCAGGTGGCGCCAGGGGTCGTCGAGGCCGCCGGCGCGCCGCTCGAGCCCGTGCCGATCCTCGCGCTCGATCCGGCGCGCGCGAACCGCCTGCTCGGCACGGCCCTCACGCGGGAGGAGATCGTCGCGCTCCTCGCGCGGGTGGACGTCGGGGTCGAGGATCCCCACGCGACGCCGCTCCGCTGTCGGGTCCCGAGCTTTCGCAACGACCTGCGCCGGCCGGTGGACCTGGTCGAGGAGATCGCCCGCATCCACGGCTACGACCGGATCCCGACCACGATGCCGAGCGAGCGACTCGCTCCGGTCGAGGAGGCACGCGCGCGCGTGCTCGCCGGCGCCGCCCGCGACGCGCTCCGCGCCGCGGGGCTCCTCGAGTGCATGACGCTGCCCTTCACGAGCCCGGCGGCGCTCGACGAGCTCGGGCTCGCCGGGGACGACCCGCGCCGGCGCCTGGTGCGGGTGCAGAACCCCCTGACCGAGGAGGAGGGCGCGCTGCGGACCACGCTCGTGCCCTCGATCCTCGCCGCCGTCCGCGGCAACCGGAGCCGGCAGCTCGAGCGGGTACGCCTCTTCGAGCTCGGCGCGACCTTCCATCCCCGGGCGCCCGGCGAGCTTCCCGAGGAGCGGCCGGAGCTGGTGGCGGCGATCGCGGGGAGCGCCGACGGCCTGTGGCAGGCGGGCCCGCCCGTCCCCGTCTACTTCGAGCTGAAGGGCGCAGCAGAGCAGGTGCTCGAGGCCCTCGGGCTCGGTGCCCGCTTCGAGGCCGGCGCCGGCGCGCCCTGGTGGCACCCGGCGGCCAGCGCCAGGATCGAGGTGGGGGGCCGCGTGGTCGGAGGGCTCGGCGAGCTGCATCCCGACGCCGCCGCCCGGCTCGGGATCGACGTCCCCTGCGCCGTGCTCGTGCTCGACCTCGCGGCGCTCGCCGCCGCACGGCCCGAGCCGCACCGCTTCGAGGAGCCGTCGCGCCATCCGCACGTGCGCCGGGACCTGGCCGTCCTGCTCCCGCACGGCGTGGCGGCGGCCCGGGTGCTCGAGGCGATCTGCGCGACGGCGGGCCCGCACCTCGCCGAGGCGGCCGTCTTCGACCGCTACGAGGGCCGCGGCGTGCCCGAGGGGCGCGTCAGCGTGGCCTTCCGGCTCGTGTTCCAGCGGCGCGATCGCACGCTCACCGACGCCGAGGTGACGCGGGCGCTCGAGCGGGTCGTGGGCATGCTGGCAGACCGCTTCCAGGGCGAGCTGCGACAGGGAGGCGACTGA
- a CDS encoding DUF4350 domain-containing protein, with amino-acid sequence MSARPPGYYESALWLYADATSYAPGETATFFVSSPRSDALTCTVSRAGAAEQTVVEQGGIHAAPREVPADAYRAGCGWPESFSLRVGTDWPSGYYRVRLRGGDLDAEHFLVVRSANPGARARHVLVLATNTYQAYNSWGGKNLYGNDAAFTDGPNQLVHRPAPAPVVAWDRPYSRCLLAPPGPARIPTSRRRGMGQALGLPDAAAALAVAGASLWDLPAGFLHKWEQQFVAWAERQGIALDYLAQSDLDARPDALAPYPSYLSVGHDEYWTWEERDAVEAFVDAGGQASFFSGNAAFWQVRFERDGREMAGYKFTAPTDDPVLGTPRERRVTSLWSDPLIGRPETAMTGLSFARAGYARVGYALSRGSAGYTIHRPEHWSLAGTDLFYGDVLGDDFALCAYETDGCDFRFENGLPVPTGVGGTPEDFEIVGLAPATLGEPAHTPGEGLLGRDDARFVADRVFGGDIERALRGHAAFGSFRRGRGEVFSAGTTEWPWGLSAPDPFIDRITRNVLERAAKSGAPRERRAR; translated from the coding sequence ATGAGCGCCCGTCCGCCCGGCTACTACGAGAGCGCCCTGTGGCTCTACGCCGACGCCACGAGCTACGCGCCGGGCGAGACCGCCACCTTCTTCGTCTCGAGCCCGCGCTCGGACGCGCTCACCTGCACGGTCTCGCGCGCGGGCGCCGCCGAGCAGACGGTGGTCGAGCAGGGCGGCATCCACGCCGCGCCGCGGGAGGTGCCCGCGGACGCCTACCGGGCCGGCTGTGGCTGGCCGGAAAGCTTCTCCCTGCGCGTCGGAACGGACTGGCCGAGCGGGTACTACCGGGTCCGGCTGCGCGGGGGAGATCTCGACGCCGAGCACTTCCTCGTCGTGCGCTCGGCGAACCCGGGTGCGCGCGCGCGCCACGTCCTCGTGCTCGCCACCAACACCTACCAGGCCTACAACAGCTGGGGCGGCAAGAACCTCTACGGCAACGACGCCGCCTTCACCGACGGCCCCAACCAGCTCGTCCACCGCCCGGCGCCCGCGCCCGTCGTCGCCTGGGATCGCCCGTACTCGCGCTGCCTCCTCGCGCCGCCCGGGCCGGCGCGCATCCCGACGAGCCGCCGGCGCGGGATGGGCCAGGCCCTCGGTCTGCCCGATGCCGCGGCGGCGCTCGCGGTGGCGGGCGCCTCCCTCTGGGACCTGCCCGCCGGCTTCCTCCACAAGTGGGAGCAGCAGTTCGTGGCCTGGGCCGAGCGCCAGGGGATCGCGCTCGACTACCTGGCCCAGAGCGATCTCGATGCGAGGCCCGATGCGCTCGCCCCCTATCCGTCGTACCTGAGTGTCGGTCACGACGAGTACTGGACCTGGGAGGAGCGCGACGCGGTCGAGGCCTTCGTGGACGCGGGCGGTCAGGCCTCGTTCTTCTCCGGCAACGCGGCGTTCTGGCAGGTGCGCTTCGAGCGCGATGGCCGCGAGATGGCCGGCTACAAGTTCACGGCGCCGACCGACGATCCCGTCCTCGGCACCCCGCGCGAGCGGCGCGTGACGAGCCTGTGGTCCGACCCGCTGATCGGGCGGCCCGAGACCGCGATGACCGGCCTCAGCTTCGCGCGCGCCGGCTATGCGCGGGTCGGCTACGCGCTCTCGCGTGGTTCGGCCGGCTACACGATCCATCGCCCGGAGCACTGGTCGCTGGCCGGGACGGACCTGTTCTACGGCGACGTCCTCGGCGACGACTTCGCGCTCTGCGCCTACGAGACGGATGGCTGCGACTTCCGCTTCGAGAACGGGCTTCCGGTGCCGACGGGGGTCGGCGGGACGCCCGAGGACTTCGAGATCGTCGGCCTGGCCCCGGCGACGCTCGGCGAGCCGGCGCACACGCCGGGCGAGGGGCTCCTCGGCCGCGACGACGCGCGCTTCGTCGCCGATCGCGTCTTCGGCGGCGACATCGAGCGCGCCCTGCGCGGCCATGCTGCCTTCGGCAGCTTCCGCCGCGGGCGCGGGGAGGTCTTCAGCGCGGGCACCACCGAGTGGCCCTGGGGCCTCAGCGCTCCGGACCCCTTCATCGACCGGATCACGCGCAACGTCCTCGAGCGCGCCGCAAAGAGCGGAGCCCCGCGAGAGCGCCGGGCACGCTGA
- a CDS encoding CBS domain-containing protein, protein MASNPPHDDDFSEDEGYFESESAAPNRFDASLLRAPTRHLPTRFPLLFSPTHTVTQAMRAMQKEHRGCVLVTEDGSNQTRVVGIFTERDVLLRIVDRGRNPATLPLAEVMTRDPESLPKDASIAWVLNKMSVGGFRHVPVVDRAGRPVCVVSVRDVVEMLVERFPREVLTLPPEYGADFARTREGA, encoded by the coding sequence ATGGCCTCGAACCCCCCGCACGACGACGATTTCTCCGAGGACGAGGGCTACTTCGAGAGCGAGTCCGCCGCGCCGAACCGCTTCGACGCGAGCCTGCTGCGCGCCCCGACCCGACACCTGCCCACCCGCTTCCCCCTCCTCTTCTCGCCCACCCACACCGTCACCCAGGCGATGCGGGCGATGCAGAAGGAGCACCGCGGCTGCGTGCTCGTCACCGAGGACGGGAGCAACCAGACCCGCGTCGTCGGGATCTTCACCGAGCGCGACGTGCTGCTGCGGATCGTGGACCGCGGCCGCAATCCTGCGACGCTGCCCCTCGCCGAGGTGATGACCCGGGATCCCGAGTCGCTGCCCAAGGACGCGAGCATCGCGTGGGTGCTCAACAAGATGAGCGTCGGCGGCTTCCGGCACGTTCCGGTGGTGGACCGCGCGGGTCGCCCGGTGTGCGTGGTGTCGGTGCGCGACGTGGTGGAGATGCTCGTCGAGCGCTTCCCGCGCGAGGTGCTGACGCTTCCGCCCGAGTACGGCGCCGACTTCGCGCGCACCCGCGAAGGCGCCTGA
- a CDS encoding phosphotransferase: MSRAERPAFYAQPEAEQIRGLETLAREALQAWALGDAGLAPVAYRENMTFRVEAGARGRFALRIHQAGYRSDAEIASELAFMGALREGGVATPEVVAARDGAPFVRATSPAVPEPRQCDLFEWIEGRPLRATGAALSLPDEELARVYADVGRQAASIANIAEAWQRPPGFTRPVWDAEGIFGATAQLGDWRRLARLAPAQRALLDRLAERLRTDLAAFGRTPDRFGLCHGDFLPENLMLGDTGLRLLDFDDCGEGWTLLDFATAVFDLLGEPSFDACLGALVAGFRERRALAEEQLARLPTFLLARALSYLGWSATRSHLRKAEEIAPRLLAALEAFAPAYLGESG, from the coding sequence GTGTCGCGGGCTGAGCGCCCGGCCTTCTACGCGCAGCCCGAGGCCGAGCAGATCCGCGGCCTCGAGACCCTGGCGCGCGAGGCCCTGCAAGCCTGGGCGCTCGGGGACGCCGGCCTCGCGCCCGTGGCCTACCGCGAGAACATGACCTTCCGCGTGGAGGCCGGCGCGCGCGGCCGCTTCGCCCTGCGCATCCACCAGGCCGGCTACCGCAGCGACGCCGAGATCGCGAGCGAGCTCGCCTTCATGGGCGCGCTGCGCGAGGGCGGCGTCGCGACGCCCGAGGTCGTGGCGGCGCGCGACGGCGCGCCCTTCGTCCGGGCGACGAGCCCGGCCGTGCCCGAGCCGCGCCAGTGCGATCTCTTCGAGTGGATCGAGGGCCGGCCGCTGCGGGCCACGGGAGCGGCCCTCTCGCTCCCGGACGAGGAGCTCGCGCGCGTCTACGCCGACGTCGGACGCCAGGCGGCCTCGATCGCCAACATCGCCGAGGCCTGGCAGCGCCCGCCGGGCTTCACGCGCCCGGTCTGGGACGCCGAGGGGATCTTCGGCGCGACCGCCCAGCTCGGCGACTGGCGGCGGCTCGCGCGCCTCGCGCCCGCGCAGCGCGCGCTCCTCGACCGCCTGGCCGAGCGCCTGCGCACCGACCTCGCCGCCTTCGGCCGCACCCCCGACCGCTTCGGCCTCTGCCACGGCGACTTCCTTCCCGAGAACCTGATGCTCGGCGACACGGGCCTGCGCCTGCTCGACTTCGACGACTGCGGGGAGGGCTGGACCCTGCTCGACTTCGCCACCGCCGTCTTCGACCTGCTCGGCGAGCCCTCCTTCGACGCCTGCCTGGGTGCCCTGGTGGCGGGATTCCGCGAGCGCCGCGCGCTCGCCGAGGAGCAGCTGGCGCGGCTGCCCACGTTCCTGCTCGCGCGCGCGCTCAGCTACCTCGGCTGGAGCGCCACGCGCTCGCACCTGCGCAAGGCCGAGGAGATCGCGCCGCGCCTGCTCGCGGCGCTCGAGGCCTTCGCGCCGGCCTACCTCGGGGAGAGCGGATGA
- a CDS encoding helix-turn-helix transcriptional regulator: MKIRKVEANNRKGEFRVVTYSGDTYVFPYVKAEPQPNSADRVADAYVDQELGREAFTYVLESGDEGSVHLDQVLEYNEDPNYLRDLLIYQLTVEAKKRVDESGLSRRELARRLKTSVPQLYRLLDTTNTRKSMNQLISLLQVLDCSVDVIVTGNETGA, translated from the coding sequence GTGAAGATCCGCAAGGTCGAAGCGAACAACCGAAAGGGCGAGTTCCGAGTCGTCACCTACTCCGGCGACACCTACGTCTTCCCCTACGTGAAGGCCGAGCCTCAGCCGAATTCGGCCGACAGGGTCGCGGACGCCTACGTGGACCAGGAGCTGGGAAGGGAGGCCTTCACCTACGTCCTGGAGTCCGGTGACGAAGGATCCGTGCATCTCGACCAGGTGCTCGAGTACAACGAGGATCCCAACTACCTCCGCGACCTCCTCATCTATCAACTCACTGTGGAGGCCAAGAAGCGCGTCGACGAGAGCGGCCTCAGCCGCCGCGAGCTGGCCCGACGGCTCAAGACGTCCGTGCCGCAGCTCTATCGCCTACTCGACACGACGAATACCCGGAAGTCCATGAACCAGCTGATCTCGCTTCTCCAAGTGCTCGATTGCAGCGTTGACGTGATCGTCACTGGCAATGAGACTGGCGCGTAG
- a CDS encoding aminotransferase class III-fold pyridoxal phosphate-dependent enzyme — MTSFQDQLDRLGVSPRKREALLRNHAYLMPNRVEAWTGAGIPLVIGRREGYRIWDVDGHELQDLHLNGGTYNLGHRHPGMLAALAGALETLDVGNHHFPSEARGRLAERLAALTPGDLHYSVLTPSGSEANDVAIKSVRHATGRRRIVSLGAGFHGTSGLSGAAGNDADAAFFLSDHPGEFTKIPFGDLDAAETALAPRDVAAVLIEPIPATFGFPVPPPDYLPGLRALCDRYGTLLVADEVQTGLGRSGRLWAVEAFGVEPDLLISGKGLGAGLYPIGVCVLGRRAGRWLHERGWGYVSTFGGSELGCVVALHALELCASEQTARNVAEISAHLASGLADLRARRPYLCDVRQQGLIVGLGFDDPNGGLRMAAALYQVGLWAMFAGFDRRYLQWKTGLLVDRAYVDEALDKLETAVKRVAG; from the coding sequence GTGACGTCGTTCCAGGACCAGCTCGATCGCCTCGGGGTCTCGCCGCGCAAGCGGGAGGCCCTGCTCCGTAACCACGCCTATCTGATGCCGAACCGGGTCGAGGCCTGGACGGGCGCCGGGATCCCGCTCGTGATCGGGCGGCGCGAGGGCTACCGGATCTGGGACGTGGACGGCCACGAGCTCCAGGACCTGCACCTCAACGGCGGCACCTACAACCTCGGGCATCGCCACCCCGGGATGCTGGCGGCGCTCGCCGGCGCGCTCGAGACCCTCGACGTCGGGAACCACCACTTCCCCTCGGAGGCGCGCGGCCGGCTGGCCGAGCGTCTGGCAGCCCTCACCCCGGGCGACCTCCACTACTCGGTGCTCACGCCGAGCGGGAGCGAGGCCAACGACGTGGCCATCAAGTCCGTGCGCCATGCCACGGGACGGCGCCGGATCGTGTCGCTCGGGGCGGGCTTCCACGGCACCTCCGGGCTCTCGGGCGCGGCGGGCAACGACGCCGACGCGGCCTTCTTCCTCTCCGACCACCCCGGCGAGTTCACGAAGATCCCCTTCGGCGACCTCGACGCCGCCGAGACGGCGCTGGCCCCGCGCGACGTCGCCGCGGTCCTGATCGAGCCGATCCCGGCGACCTTCGGCTTCCCCGTCCCGCCCCCGGACTACCTGCCGGGCCTGCGGGCGCTCTGCGATCGCTACGGGACCCTGCTCGTCGCCGACGAGGTGCAGACCGGACTCGGCCGTTCGGGGAGGCTCTGGGCCGTCGAGGCTTTCGGCGTGGAGCCCGACCTCCTGATCTCGGGCAAGGGTCTCGGCGCCGGTCTCTACCCGATCGGCGTCTGCGTCCTCGGCCGCCGCGCGGGCCGCTGGCTCCACGAGCGCGGCTGGGGCTACGTCTCGACCTTCGGCGGCTCGGAGCTCGGCTGCGTGGTGGCCCTGCACGCGCTCGAGCTCTGCGCCTCCGAGCAGACCGCGCGCAACGTGGCGGAGATCTCCGCCCATCTCGCGAGCGGCCTCGCGGACCTGCGCGCCCGCCGCCCCTACCTCTGCGACGTGCGCCAGCAGGGCCTGATCGTGGGCCTCGGCTTCGACGACCCGAACGGCGGCCTCCGGATGGCGGCTGCGCTCTACCAGGTGGGCCTCTGGGCGATGTTCGCAGGCTTCGACCGCCGCTATCTCCAGTGGAAGACGGGCCTCCTCGTCGACCGCGCCTACGTGGACGAGGCGCTCGACAAGCTCGAGACCGCGGTGAAGCGTGTCGCGGGCTGA
- a CDS encoding enoyl-CoA hydratase-related protein: MARETVLETLAEGVLTLAWNRPRRKNAFDETMWHEGAAALRDARADDRVRSVVVTGAGEAFSAGQDLGEMAKPPGGSEGPGFPRFMDELVAFDKPLLAAVNGVGVGIGLTLLLHCDVVWMAEEARLRAPFVPLGVVPEAASSFLLPLQLGHQRAAELLYTAEWIDAARACELGLASRVLPRARLLPELQALAARIAAQPLGALRYTKRLLLAVRSDGIRAARAREDAAFRVRVGSPENVEALRAFLEKRPADFTKVPATDRDA, translated from the coding sequence GTGGCGCGCGAGACGGTGCTGGAGACGCTCGCGGAGGGCGTGCTGACGCTCGCCTGGAACCGCCCGCGGCGCAAGAACGCCTTCGACGAGACGATGTGGCACGAAGGGGCCGCCGCGCTGCGCGACGCGCGCGCCGACGATCGCGTGCGCAGCGTCGTCGTGACCGGTGCCGGGGAAGCGTTCTCCGCGGGACAGGACCTCGGGGAGATGGCGAAGCCCCCGGGCGGCAGCGAGGGCCCCGGCTTCCCGCGCTTCATGGACGAGCTCGTGGCCTTCGACAAGCCGCTGCTCGCGGCGGTGAACGGCGTCGGCGTGGGGATCGGGCTCACGCTGCTGCTGCACTGCGACGTGGTGTGGATGGCCGAGGAGGCGCGGCTGCGGGCGCCCTTCGTACCGCTCGGGGTGGTGCCGGAGGCGGCCAGCAGCTTCCTGCTCCCCCTCCAGCTCGGGCACCAGCGCGCCGCCGAGCTGCTCTACACCGCAGAGTGGATCGACGCCGCGCGGGCCTGCGAGCTCGGGCTCGCGAGCCGCGTGCTCCCGCGCGCGCGGCTGCTGCCGGAGCTCCAGGCGCTGGCGGCGCGCATCGCGGCCCAGCCGCTCGGCGCACTCCGCTACACCAAGCGCCTGCTCCTCGCCGTCCGCAGCGACGGGATCCGCGCGGCGCGCGCCCGCGAGGACGCGGCCTTCCGGGTGCGCGTGGGCTCGCCCGAGAACGTCGAGGCGCTCCGGGCCTTCCTCGAGAAGCGCCCGGCGGACTTCACGAAGGTGCCGGCGACGGACCGGGACGCCTGA
- a CDS encoding MerR family transcriptional regulator, translating into MEGPAHVTPTGGPDAADGTAPEKRYFRIGEVARITGVKPHVLRYWESEFRWMAPAKSRSKQRMYRQRDIEVVQLLKRLLHEERFTIAGARKKLREMGIHRALDKPQLDLGLEVEPIESLRRVREELRAIRALL; encoded by the coding sequence TTGGAAGGTCCTGCCCACGTGACACCGACGGGTGGCCCGGACGCCGCCGACGGGACGGCGCCCGAGAAGCGCTACTTCCGGATCGGCGAGGTGGCGAGGATCACGGGCGTGAAGCCGCACGTGCTCCGCTACTGGGAGTCCGAGTTCCGCTGGATGGCGCCCGCCAAGTCGCGCTCCAAGCAGCGCATGTACCGCCAGCGCGACATCGAGGTGGTCCAGCTCCTGAAGCGCCTGCTGCACGAGGAGCGCTTCACGATCGCGGGCGCGCGCAAGAAGCTGCGCGAGATGGGCATCCACCGCGCTCTCGACAAGCCGCAGCTGGACCTGGGCCTCGAGGTCGAGCCGATCGAGAGCCTGCGGCGCGTGCGCGAGGAGCTGCGGGCGATTCGCGCGCTGCTCTAG
- a CDS encoding MFS transporter: MRRDTPFGAWVETDVPPRLDALGWSRWHRLFVIALGVTWILDGLEASLIANLAPTLRDPRALGLSAAEVGFASSVYLAGQVAGALVFGYLTDRLGRKRLFLVTLGLYLVATALSGLAPGYGVFLVFRFFAGAGIGGEYSAINSAIDELVPARIRGQVDLAINGSYWVGVGLGAGLTLVLLDPELLPVGIGWRLVFALGATLGLGIVLVRRHMPESPRWLLSHGYLAAASETVDRIEAQVRGPGAGRRSEVAPVRVRVHGPVGIPHLIRTLVRRYPRRTILGLVMMLAQAFLYNSIFFSYGLILEAFHGVPAGDVGKYVIPFAAGNFLGPILLGRSFDRWGRRVMIPATYALAGLLLLATGGLFVAGFLDALTQTLAWSLVFFFASAAASSAYLTVSELFPVELRGMAIAVFYAFGTLVGGVGAPALFGALVDTQDPRQLFAGYALSSALMIGAAIVARVLGVDAERRSLEELCAEP, translated from the coding sequence ATGCGAAGGGACACGCCCTTCGGGGCCTGGGTCGAGACCGACGTGCCGCCCCGGCTCGACGCGCTCGGCTGGTCGCGATGGCACCGCCTGTTCGTGATCGCGCTCGGGGTCACGTGGATCCTCGACGGGCTCGAAGCGAGCCTGATCGCGAACCTCGCGCCCACCCTGCGCGATCCGCGCGCGCTCGGGCTCTCGGCCGCCGAGGTGGGCTTCGCGAGCTCGGTCTACCTCGCGGGCCAGGTCGCCGGAGCGCTCGTCTTCGGCTACCTGACCGATCGCCTCGGCCGCAAGCGGCTGTTCCTCGTGACGCTCGGTCTCTACCTGGTCGCGACCGCACTCAGCGGGCTCGCGCCGGGCTACGGCGTGTTCCTCGTCTTCCGCTTCTTCGCCGGCGCCGGCATCGGGGGCGAGTACTCGGCGATCAACTCCGCGATCGACGAGCTCGTGCCCGCACGCATCCGCGGCCAGGTCGATCTCGCCATCAACGGGAGCTACTGGGTCGGCGTCGGCCTAGGCGCGGGGCTCACGCTGGTGCTGCTCGATCCCGAGCTGCTCCCGGTCGGGATCGGCTGGCGGCTCGTCTTCGCGCTCGGCGCAACGCTCGGCCTCGGCATCGTGCTCGTGCGCCGCCACATGCCCGAGAGCCCGCGCTGGCTCCTCAGCCACGGCTACCTCGCCGCGGCCTCCGAGACCGTCGATCGGATCGAGGCGCAGGTCCGTGGCCCCGGCGCCGGACGCCGGAGCGAGGTGGCGCCCGTGCGCGTCCGCGTGCACGGCCCCGTCGGCATCCCCCACCTGATCCGCACGCTCGTCCGCCGCTACCCGCGGCGCACGATCCTCGGCCTCGTGATGATGCTGGCGCAGGCCTTCCTCTACAACTCGATCTTCTTCAGCTACGGCCTGATCCTCGAGGCCTTCCACGGGGTACCCGCCGGCGACGTCGGCAAGTACGTGATCCCGTTCGCGGCCGGGAACTTCCTCGGCCCGATCCTGCTCGGGCGCTCCTTCGACCGCTGGGGGCGGCGCGTGATGATCCCCGCGACCTATGCGCTCGCGGGCCTGCTCCTGCTCGCGACCGGCGGGCTCTTCGTCGCCGGCTTCCTCGACGCGCTCACGCAGACCCTCGCGTGGTCGCTCGTCTTCTTCTTCGCGTCGGCAGCCGCGAGCTCGGCCTACCTGACGGTCAGCGAGCTCTTCCCGGTCGAGCTGCGCGGGATGGCGATCGCCGTGTTCTACGCCTTCGGCACGCTGGTCGGCGGCGTCGGGGCGCCCGCGCTCTTCGGCGCCCTCGTCGACACCCAGGACCCGAGGCAGCTCTTCGCCGGCTACGCGCTCTCGTCGGCGCTGATGATCGGCGCGGCGATCGTGGCGCGCGTGCTCGGCGTCGACGCCGAGCGCCGCTCGCTCGAGGAGCTCTGCGCCGAGCCCTAG